A region of Ursus arctos isolate Adak ecotype North America unplaced genomic scaffold, UrsArc2.0 scaffold_31, whole genome shotgun sequence DNA encodes the following proteins:
- the LOC113249293 gene encoding transcription factor BTF3-like, whose translation MKETIMNQEKLAKLQAQVRIGGRGTARRKKKVIHRTATADDKKLQFSLKKLGVNNISGIEEVNMFTNQGTVIHFNNPKVQASLATNTFTISGHAETKQLTEMLPSILNQLGADSLTSLQRLAEALPKQPVDGKAPLATREDDNDEVPDLVENFDEASKNEAN comes from the coding sequence ATGAAAGAAACTATCATGAACCAGGAGAAACTCGCCAAACTGCAAGCACAAGTGCGCATTGGTGGGAGAGGAACTGCTCGCCGAAAGAAGAAGGTGATTCATAGAACGGCTACAGCAGATGATAAAAAACTTCAGTTCTCCTTAAAGAAGTTAGGGGTAAACAATATCTCTGGTATTGAAGAAGTGAACATGTTCACAAACCAAGGAACCGTGATCCATTTTAATAACCCCAAAGTTCAGGCATCACTCGCCACGAACACTTTCACCATTTCAGGCCATGCTGAGACAAAGCAGCTGACAGAAATGCTGCCCAGTATCTTAAACCAACTTGGTGCAGACAGTCTGACTAGTTTACAAAGACTGGCTGAAGCTCTGCCCAAACAACCTGTGGATGGAAAAGCACCACTTGCTACCAGAGAGGATGACAATGATGAAGTTCCAGATCTTGTGGAGAATTTTGATGAAGCTTCCAAGAATGAAGCAAACTGA